A genomic window from Neoarius graeffei isolate fNeoGra1 chromosome 5, fNeoGra1.pri, whole genome shotgun sequence includes:
- the si:dkey-29b11.3 gene encoding actin-binding Rho-activating protein-like: METARQSETPEHKAASVKGLTQTWQKWSEDHKDYQKHNPFTSDEVLAVHPEWGQEDYGRPPEGSHTERRGKEAHSHIGREVTELCQIIRELGHRREDGRREVEFGTLFDHYVSISNKLVGVLLRARKQGLVQFEGEMLWQGKDDLVLISLLP; encoded by the coding sequence ATGGAGACAGCCAGGCAATCAGAAACCCCTGAACACAAAGCAGCTTCAGTGAAAGGATTAACACAGACTTGGCAGAAATGGTCTGAAGATCACAAGGATTATCAGAAGCACAATCCATTCACTAGTGATGAGGTGCTGGCCGTTCATCCCGAGTGGGGTCAGGAGGACTATGGCCGACCTCCGGAGGGTTCTCACACTGAGCGCAGAGGGAAGGAAGCTCACTCCCACATCGGcagggaggtgacggagctgtgCCAGATTATTAGAGAACTTGGGCACAGACGAGAAGATGGGAGACGAGAAGTTGAGTTTGGCACGCTGTTTGATCATTATGTCTCAATTTCGAACAAGCTGGTGGGAGTACTGCTCCGGGCACGGAAACAAGGGCTTGTGCAATTCGAGGGGGAGATGCTGTGGCAAGGGAAAGATGATCTAGTGCTTATCTCACTGCTTCCATAA